A DNA window from Hordeum vulgare subsp. vulgare chromosome 1H, MorexV3_pseudomolecules_assembly, whole genome shotgun sequence contains the following coding sequences:
- the LOC123418027 gene encoding uncharacterized protein LOC123418027 isoform X2, whose protein sequence is MAKSGARKEAAQDRPSATSPPPQHFPGATASSYASRSAQLLFYPGAPTRSSASPSTPPHLYPPPMESSSANPTWAR, encoded by the coding sequence ATGGCCAAGTCCGGTGCCCGTAAGGAGGCCGCGCAAGACCGGCCATCGGctacctcgccgccgccgcagcacttcccCGGCGCCACGGCAAGCTCGTACGCCAGCCGCTCTGCACAGCTTCTCTTCTACCCCGGCGCCCCGACAAGATCCTCGGCCAGCCCCTCGACGCCGCCACACCTGTACCCGCCTCCTATGGAATCCTCCTCAGCCAACCCTACATG